Within the Opitutaceae bacterium TAV5 genome, the region CAGGGCAGACGGCGGTTCGGCAAGCGAAAGGAGGGCATCCGCATGACGTCGCCCGCTTTCCTGTTTGTAGTCTCCGTGCCGCACCAGCCCCGTCTCGAACGGCAGTCCGGCCTGTTTCAGCGCCGCGCGGTAGCCGGCGACGCGGGCGCGGCTCGTCGAGGAATTGGCCGGGCCCGCGATCATCCCGATGCGCGTGTGTCCGCGCGCGACGAGATGCGCAGTCGCCTCGAACGCACCTTGTTTGTTATCCACCTCCACCTTGTCGAGCCTGGCGCCGGAGATCGAACGGTCGACGCAAACCACCGGCACGCCTTCTGCAGCAAATTCCAGCACGGCCGGGTCGTTCGCTTTCAGGGGCGGGATAATGATGCCGTCCACCGACTCGGCGCGCATCACGTCCAGGTAAAACCGTTCCTTCTCCGCGTCCTCGTCGTAGTTGCAAAGCAATACGGCAAAATTCGCCTGGCGGGCCGTGTCCTCCACGCCGCGCGCGATGTCGGCGAAAAACGGATTCCGGATGTTGGGAATGATCAGCCCGATGAGGTGACAGTTCCCTCCGCTGCGCAGCCGGCGGGCCACGCGGTTGGGCTTGTAGCCCATCCGGCGCATCACGTCGCGAATGCGCGCGCGCGTCTCCTCGCTGATCCGGCCCGTGTCGTTGATCGTTCGCGAGACGCTGGAAATCGAGACGCCCGCCTGCCGGGCCACCTCTGTCAGATTCACGTTTGGCTGCATTCGGGCGTGGACATTAGGACAAACCTTTTTCTGCCGACGAGTCTTGTTTTGGCCGCGAAACGCGTGGAGAAAAACCCGAATGGCCACAAAATGTCATTTTGTCCGGCGAGAATCTTCCGCGCGCTTATAAGCGCGATGAAGCGTTTCATGCGCGGCGCGTTCCTTTGTGTTTTTTGTGGCTATTGCTTGTCGGAGCGGCGGGGACGCCGCCGCTCCAATGCCCCGGAGCTTGCCCTGGAAATCTTTACTCACGGTTAAATTGAGAAAACGTTTGCTCAATCCGTGGGATTTCACCTTTCTTCCATCGACCCGAATCCCTGCCCATGACTGAAAAACTTCTCCTCGACACCGACATCGGCTCCGATGTGGACGACGCCGTCTGCCTCGCCTGGCTGCTCCTCGAACCGGCCTGCGAACTGCTCGGCATCACCACCGTTACCGGCGACACGGCAGCCCGTGCCGCGCTCGCTGATGCCCTGTGCCGGCGTACGGGGAAAGCCGGAATTCCTGTCTATCCCGGCCTCGCCAAACCGCTGCTTCTGCCGGAAAGCCGCCAACCCCGCGTGCCGCAGGCCACTATCCTGGCGGAGGGTAAATGGCCGCACACACCCGCCGGCGATTTTCCGAAGCACGAGGCGATCCGGTTCCTCCAGCAAACCATCCGCGCTCACCCCGGCGAGGTGACGCTCCTCGCTATCGGCCCGCTGACCAACATTGGCGCCCTTTTCACCATCGACCCGGAAATTCCCTCGCTTCTGAAATCGCTCGTCATCATGGGGGGCAACTTCACGCCCACCCGCTGGCTCGGCAGCTATGGCGCCGGGCGCTGTGAGTGGAATATCGTCAACGATCCGCATGCCGCCGAAATCGTCTACCGCGCCCGGGTTCCGCGGCACCGCTCCGTCGGCATCGACGTGACTTCCCGCGTGAACATGAAACCCGACGAAGTGCGTGAAAAATTTCGCCGTCCCGGTCTCGACCTCGTGCTCGATATGGCCAGGGTCTGGTTCGATGGCGGACGCGACGAGATCACCTTCCATGATCCGCTTGCCGCCGTGACCATTTTCGAGCCCGACCTCTGCACCTGGGAACAAGGCAACGTGAACATCGTCACCGATGGACTCATGGAGGGCTACACGCTTTTCAATCCCGACGTCGCCCCCGCCGAAGCCTTGCATGAAGTCGCCAGCGAGGTAGACGAGGAGCGATTCTTCACCCGTTATTTCAAGAACTTCGCCTGATTCCGGAAAACAATCCGGCGGGACCGCTAAAATACGCTAAAGAACGCTAAAATAAAAGACAGGGAGGCCCCCTGATCCGGTTGAATGAGGAGGGAGCGGCTGATGCAGCCTGCTCCGAATGCTTTTTTAGCGTTTTTCAGCGTATTTTAGCGGTTCCTTCCTGCCTTTTTATGTCCGTCGCCAACACCACCCGCCATGCCGTTGCCATCGTCGGCTCCGCCAACATGGATCTTTCGATTCCCGTCACCTGTCTGCCTCGCACCGGTGAGACCATTCTGGGGGGTGACATGACGACCAATCCGGGCGGCAAGGGAGCGAACCAGGCGGTCGCCGCCCAGCGCGCCGCCAGCCGGCCCGGCTTTTGCCGCTTCGTCGGGCGCGTGGGCGATGATGTATTCGGACGGCAGTTACGGAACGCCCTCGACGCCGATTCCGTCGACACCGCTGCGCTACTGACCACGCCGGGCGCTCCCAGCGGGACAGCCGCCATCATGGTCAATCCCGAGGGAGACAACGCCATCGTTGTTTCTCCGGGCGCCAATGCCCGCCTCACGCCGGCCGACATCGCGGGAGTACGCGAGGCGATCACGACTGCGGCCGTTCTCACGGTGCAGCTCGAAGTGCCGTTCGACACCGTGGCCGCCGCGCTCTCGCTCGCGCGCGAGGCGGGCGTGCTCACGATCCTCGATCCCGCTCCGGCTCCCCAACCCGCATCGGCCGGGGCGCTCGCCACACTTCCCGACGCGCTCTGGCAGGTTGACATTTTTTCGCCCAACCAGAGCGAGGCCCGGCTTTTGACCGGCATCGCCGTTGACGACCTCGATTCGGCACGGGCCGCGGGGGAACGTCTGCTGCAATTCGGTCCCAAAACCGTTGTCCTCAAGCTCGGCGGACTCGGCGCGGCCATCATCACCGCTGCGCCGTCCGGAGGCGGTCAGGGCGGAAATGCTCCCGTCTTCACGCATATTCCCGCCATCCGCATTCCGGCCGTGGTGGATACGACGGCGGCGGGCGACACGTTCACCGGGGCTCTCGCCACTGCCTTGGCCGAAGGACGTTCGTTGGCCGAGGCGGTGCGCTTCGCCGGCATCGCCGGGTCGCTCGCCTGCACCGTTCGCGGAGCCCAGTCGGCCATCCCTCATCGGCGGGATATCCTGGCTCGCCTGTGAGATTTGTCTGGCGCGGTTTTCAAATGCGATGCTTCGCGACATTTAGGGGCAGAGGCGGCGAGCCCGGCGGTTGCGGGCAAACGCGGCAGCGTGAGTCCGGAAAAAACCGGGAGTGCCTACGAGGAGTCACACGACGACATCCGCTGGTACCTGCTGGACGTTGAGACCGCCGTCGATGACGATGCGGGAGCCGATCAGGGTCGGAGCCTGGTCGGAAGCGAGGAAGAGAGCGAGGCGGGCGATCTCGTCTTGCTGCGTAGGGGCGCGGCCGGGGGTGTTCTGGTGGCGGCGGGCGGTTTGTTCCGGGGACAGGTCATTCCAGCGCGGAGTCCAGATATAGCCGGCGGAGATGCAGTTGACGCGGATGTCGTGCTGCGCGAGTTCGAGCGACATGGCACGGGTGAGTCCTTCGAGAGCGGCCTTGCTGGTGCAGTATGCGGTGCGTCCCCAGATGGCGCGCTCGCCGGCGAGCGAGGTGATGTTGATGATCGCCCCGGGGCGGCCTGCATCGCGAAGGTGCCGGGCGGCGAGTTGGGAACAGCGGAAGGTGCCGTGAAGATTGGCGTCGATGACTTCGCGGAAAAAGGCGGGCGTCTGGCCGAGGAACGTGGTGTCGTCGCCGAGGCCGAGGTGAGCGGCGTTGTTGATGAGGATATCGGGGAGGAGGTCGCGGCGGATGAGATCGGCGAAGGCGGCGTCGATGGCCGCCTCGTCGCCGAGGGCGAAGTGGGTGGCGTGGAGAGTGTCGGGCGAAAGCGCGATGTTCGTCATCGAAGTGCGGATACGTTCACAGGCGGATTCGGCGTCGGCAAGGCGGCGACCGTGGAGGATCGTGCGGGCGCCGGCCTGTGCGAAGAGCAGCGCAATGGTATGGCCGAGGTTTTGCGTGGAACCGGTGACGAGCACGGTCTTGCCGGTGAAGTCGGGGAGGGGAGCGGTGGGTGCGTTGTTGGCGGTGAATGCGGGTTTCATGGTAGGCGTTTTTTCGCTACAGAGTTCACAGAGCTCGGACACGGAGATCACGGAGGCGTGATTGATAAATCAGGGCGATGCAGGAGTTGCGGTTGGTTTTTTAAAAACTACGGATTTCACGGATGACACGGATCAGAAAACCGGAATGGCCGCGAAGAGGCAAAAGTCACAAAAAAGAAAAGTCAGGATAGGCTGAATTTTTTGCGGTTTTTTGTGCCTCTTTGTGGCTATCCCTCTGTTTTGGTTTTTATCCGTTTTATCCGTGTAATCCGTGGTCGGTTTGGTGCTGTTTCAGAAAGTGGCTTTGGCATCCGGCGGGCGGATGGCGGTGAGGGCGCCGGTGTAGTGGCGCAGGTCGTGAACCTGGTAAGGGTGCGCGGCGAGGGCGTCTTCGTTGATCTCGACGCCGAGGCCGGGAGCATCGCTGATCTGCATCTCGCCATTGACCAGCCGGCAGGTTTCCCGGGCGACGTCGGCGCGCCAGGGGACGTCGGTCGCCATGGTTTCGAGGTAGAGGAAATTGGGCGTGCAGGCGGCGAGTTGCAGCGTGGCGGCGTTGGCGACCGGGCCGGACGGATTGTGCGGGCAGAAGGGAATCTGCCAGACCTCGGCCATGGCGGCGATCTTGCGGAGCTCATGAATGCCGCCGGCATGGGAGACATCGGGCTGGATAAAGTCGGCGCAGCCGCGTTCGAAGACTTCGCGAAATTCCCAGCGGGTGTAGAGGCGTTCGCCCATCGAGATGGGGGTGCGGGTGTCGGCGCGGAGGCGCGCGTAGTTTTCGAGGTTGCCGGGGATGAGCGGCTCCTCGAACCACTGGATGTCGTAGTCTTCGAGAGCCCGGGCGATGCGGCGGGCGGTGGGGAATTCGAAGCGGCCATGGCCTTCGATCAAAAGTTCGGCGGTAGTGCCGGTGGCGGTTTTGACAGCTTCGACGACGGCGAGGGCGTCACGGAGTTGGGCGGCGGAGAGGTGACGGAAGGTGGCGCCGAAGGGATCCCACTTGAGGGCGCGGTAACCCATGCCGATGGCGATTTTCGCGGCGGCGGCAAATTCGTCGGGCGTTTTGGCGTTGGCGAACCAGGCATTGGCGTAGCAGGGAACGGCATCGCGGACGCGACCGCCGAGGAGTTGATGAACGGGGACACCGAGGGCTTTGCCCTTGATGTCCCAGAGCGCCATTTCGACGGCGGAGAGCGCGCTCATGAGGACGGGGCCGCCGCGCCAGTAGGCGTCGCGGTAAGCGTCCTGCCACCAGGCTTCGATGTTGCGGAGGTCGCGATTGACCAAGCCGCGTTCGAGTTCGCGGACGGCTTGGATGACGGTGGGTTCGCGGTATTCGAGCGTGGCTTCGCCCCAGCCGTGGTGGCCGGAGTCCGTCTCGATTTTGACAAAACACCAGTTGGTGCGCCAGGCGTCGCAGATGAAGGTCTTGAGGGCGGTGAGTTTCATGGGAAAAGCTGAATAGCTGAAGGGCTGGAAGCTGAAATTGGCTGGGGATTCGGGCCGGTTTTCTTCAGCCGTCCATTTTTCCTGCCAGCGGCAGGAGGGAGGCATCGGTGAGCACGAGTGGATAATCGGGGAGCGGAAGACGGAAGCGGCGGCCGACGACGGCGCCGTCGAGGACGAAGGCGGAGCCACGGGCGGCGGCGTCGTGAACGGTGCCGGTGAGAAGGTCGAGGAGGACGGGTTTTTCGAGGCGAAGGTCGGAGTCGTGCCAGAGGGTGAGGTCGATCTCGCTGGCGGGAGTCTTCTGTTGCGGGTCTTCGGTGTTCCAGAACGCGACGAGGGGCGAGCCGTGGCTGCTGAAGGTGGCGGCGACAGGGCTGGCCATCAGGCCGCTCCGCTGCGGGTGCGCGGGATCGGGTTCGGAGAAGCGGGTGCAGAGTTCCTGACGATGCGTGTCGGTGTCGAAGAGCGAGCAGATGCGGCGCATGACGTCGAAGGCGTATTTGGGTGTGTAATGTTTTCCGTGTATCAGGCCCATCATGACGGGGCGGTTGATCTTGCCGCCGGCCTGCCTGTAGGGGCGGTCCATGAGATCGACGGCGTGGAAATAGAGGAGCAGGTCGAAGCCGGTACGCAGGTCGATGAGGAGGCGGCGGGCGATCCACTTGGCCTGCACGATCTGGTCCATGTCGTAGAGGCCGAGCCAGTCGTCGTTGTGGCCGGCGGTCTGGGAGGGACAACCGTTCTCGCCCTGCCAGATGGCGATGCGGCGGGCAGGCGAATAGCGGTCGAGCAGGCGACGGATGAGGTCGTGCATGTTTTGCAGGTTCTGCTCGGGGACGGTCTGGTAGGGGTGAAAGGAAAACACATCGATGTGATCGGCCATCCCGGCCTTGAGCGCGGTTTCGAGGTAAGCGGGATCGAGCTTGGACATGGCGCCGCCGATGATCGTGGCGTCGGGGATTTGTTCGCGGACGGCGGCGGCGGTGATGCGGACGAGTTCGGCATAGGCGCGGGCGTCGGGTTTGGCAGGATGCCAGAACTGGGGGATGTTGGGTTCGTTCCAGATTTCCCAGTGGGCGACACGACCGCGGAAATGGGCGGCGAGGGCGCGGGTCCAGGCGAGCCAGGCGTCGCGGACGGCGTCGCCATAGTAGAGCGGCACGTAGCCGACGGCGGACTCGTGGGGCACATCGGGCATGTAGAGCCGGTTGCCGAAACTGACGGAGAAAAACGGTTGCATGCCGATGGAGCGGAGGCGGTCCACGATGGCGTCGAGCCAGGCGAAGTCGTAAACGCCGGGGGCGGTTTCGCAGCGGCTCCAGCCGGTTTGCACGCGCGCCCACTTGGCGCCGAGTTTTTCGAGGTGGGGGTAAACGCGCTCGGGATCGAACATGAAGCGGTCGAGGGTTTCGAAGCCGATACCGATGCGAGAGCCGGGGATCTGTGCCGTGGAGCGTAAGGTGGCGAGCCGACCGATCTCGGGGAGGCCGGGGAGCGGGTGGGGGAGGAGTTGCCGGCGGCAGAGGGCGGGGATGTCCTGGTTTTCGATGACGGAGTCAGCGGCAGCGGGAGCGGTGGCGGTAGACATGGCGGCGGGGGGAGGTGCGAATTACAAATGACAATGACGAATTATGAATGTGGATATGAGCGACGGAGGCATTTCCGAAGGCTTTCCATCCGTGGGAAAAAAGTTTACAGATGTGCGCATGGAGAAAATGAAAGCAGCGGAAACCGACAGGGCAGGGGAGAATGCCCGGACTTACTGGGATGGTTTGCGGGTGTCGCTGATCCGGTTCTTCGAGGGGCCGCCGATCGGGAAATATGGAGTTTTTCAAGGAGTGGTGCTGACGGTTTTCAAGTTCCTGGAGGGTGAGGTGACGCTGGTCAAAGACGGTGTTTCGGTGTCGGCGGGCAAAGGTGACTGGATGGTGTGCCATCCGGGGGAACGGTTTCAGGATTTTTCGGATTCTGCGCGTATCATCTCGATTCACCTGTTGGTGGAAAGTCCGGGCAATGCGGCGGCATGGTCAGGAGGCCCGGTGCTGGCGTTCGGCGTGGAGACGGCGACGAGGGCGGGGCTGGATGGTTGCGTGCGGCGGATGCGGCGGTCGGCGGTGTTGCGGCGGCTGGAAGCGAGCGGAAAGATTTGTCCGCTGGGCGTGCCGGAGACGTTCGCCGAGGCGCTGGAGTTGCAGGAAGTGGTGGCGGCATTTTTCCGGCGACTGATGGGGGTAGTGGAGCCGCTGGGGATGCGTTACGAGGCACCGCCGATTCGTGACGGGCGGGTGCGCGAGAGCCGGCAGCGGCTGGCGGCGGCGGGACTGCGCGAGGGGTTTTCGCGCGAGCGACTGGCGGCGGGATGCGGATTGAGCGCGTCGCAACTGGATCGGTTGTGGCGTGAGGAGCTGGGGCAGACGCCGGCGCAATTCTGGCATGCGCGGCGTTTGCAGGCAGCGTGCGCGCTGCTTCAGGGCGACGCGCACTCGATCAAGGAAATCGCGTTCGAAACGGGATTCCCGCACCTGAGCCAGTTTTCGTTCTGGTTCGCAAAAGCCATGAACGAGTCACCGCGCGCATTCAGGAGCCGGCACGAACGGGATTGAGAGAGTAGGGATGACCGCTGGCGCTGTGCCAAAATGCGAAAACGGCGACATCGAATCAGCACTTCGTCCCGGCAAAGACAGGTCCCGTCCATTTCATGCCAGCATGGCGTTGGTCCTTGAGCCGTTCCCGGCATCTTGAGTTATGACATAAGACATTATATTATATATAGATATAATTATTTCAGGAATTTTTGCGTAACTGGTTACTTTTTGATTGTAACCAGTTACTTTTCGGGTACTCGTTTCCATCGTCGCTCTCACAACCATGATTCGTCTCGGAATAATCGGTCTCGGAACCCGGCTCGCCCACATGCTGACCTGTTTTCAGGCCAGCGAACCCTCGCTGAGGGTGGTCGGCGTCGTTGATCCCGATCCCGCCGCCGCCCTGGAGCGGTTGCCCGCCGAACAGCGCGGGGGCATCCGTTTCTTCGCTACGCTGGCCGATCTCCTGCGCGAAGGCCGGCCGGATGCGCTGGCGGTTGGCACGCGGTGCAATCTTCACGCCGCCTATGCGACATCCATCGCGGCCACCGGACTGCCGCTCTTTCTGGAAAAACCTGTTGCCACCTCGATGGCCGACGCGCGCGCTCTCGAGAGAGCCTTTGCCGATTCGGCGGGCGAAGTCGTGGTGAGTTTTCCGCTGCGCCTCTCCGCGCTGTGCGGCATGGTGCGTTCCCGGCTCGACGGCGGCGCGGTCGGCCGGCTCGAACACGTGCTGGCGGTCAACTACGTGCCTTACGGCAACGTCTATTTCGACTCCTGGTATCGCGACTACCGCACCACCCAGGGCCTGTTCCTGCAAAAGGCCACGCACGATTTCGACTACATGGCTTTCCTCGTCGGCGCGCCGGTCACCCGGGTGGCGGCGATGGCGCAGCACGGGCGCGTCTTCCGCGACCGCTCGCTGGAGCCGGCCGGCGGCGACGACACCCGCCTCTATTTCGACGGGATCGGCACGCCCGAAACGGGCATGAACGAGGATGCCTCCAGCGCCCTCCTCGAATTCGCCAATGGCGTGCAGGGAGTCTACACCCAGGTGTTTTATACCAAACATGAAGGCGCCGCCCGCGGCGCCACGCTCAGCGGACTGCGCGGCACGCTGCGCTTCGACTGGTATCGCAACGAGCTCAATCTCCATCACCACAGCGAGGCGCACACCGAAACGGAGCGCCCGCCGGAGGGGTTGAATCACTTTGGCGGCGACGGCGCACTGGCGGCCAATTTTATTGATGTGATCCGCGGCCGCGCCCCGTCGGCCTCGCCGATCTCCGCCGGGCTGCGCAGCGTCTATGCCTGCCTCGCCGCCCGCGAAAGCGCCGCCACCGGACGCTTTGTCGAGGTGCGGCAGCTCACCGATCTCGAAACTCCGGCCGCCGCGCTTCCCGCCTCCCTGCCAGCTCTCGCCACCGCCTGACAATGAATCCCTTTTCCATGGTCCTCCGTAACGTCCCCACCCTCCGCAAAACCGGCGTCCGCCTCCCTGGCGCGCCGGATGCTAGTCATGCCCTGCGGAGGGGCAGTCTGTCTTTCTGTCCGCCCGGGTCGGGTGACCCGACGCGGATCGACCGGAAACCAAACATACAAAGTCCCTGCCACGACCATGAAAATGCTACACAAACTGCTCGCCCTCGCCGCCGTCACCACGGCCGCTGTCTGCTCCCACGCCGGAACCTATGCCAACATCACGCTTGATGGCATCATCGACGACTGGAGCGGTATCTCCGCCTCGTTCACCAACACCGGTGGCGGGCCAGTCAACCAGATCTTCCTGGCCAACAACGATACCCACCTCTTCATTCTTGTTACCTTCCATACGCAGACCGATTTCCTGACGGTCCCCGGCGGCTTCTACCTCGGTATCGACAACGACAGTAACGCGGCCACCGGCTTCAATATCTACAGCCAGGGCGTGGTGGGTTCCGAAGTCGGCTATGCTGCCGAGACACCCTTTCAGCAAGACAGTATTAATTTTAATACCGGTGCCGTATCTGAGGGTGCCAACATGCTGAGCAGCCCGTATGGCGCAGCGACTACGGCCCAAGAGTTCAGCATCTCCCGCACCGGCATAATCGACACGGCCAACTCCACGCCAGTCTTCCCGAATACATCGTTCAACTTGGTGGTGTATATCGACAACGGTGGCGAGCTGATCATCGGCCCCGCCTCCTACACTTTTGCCGCCGTTCCCGAGCCCGCCACGTGGGCTTTTATCGGGGGCATCGGTGCCCTCGCCATCTGCCTGATTCGTCGTCACCGTCGGCGCTAACCCCAAAAGGCCCGACTTCAATCTTCAAGCTCGTCCCCTATGCGACATATCCAGTCAAGCCGGCGACTTCCTGGCTTCACACTTATCGAGTTGCTGACCGTGATCGCCATCATCGGCATCCTGGCGGCAATCATCATTCCGGTCGTCAGCAAGGTCCGCACCACGGCCAAGATGACCCGCTCTCTCGCCAACCTTCGCCAGATCGGCGCAGCGGTCCAGTTGTTCGCCGGGGACAACAAGGGTGCCCTTCCGGTGTGGCACGACTTTACGGTCACCTCTCCGCCGGACATGCCGGGGGAGCCCGCTTACGGGGGAAGCTACTGGTGGGAACAGCTCGAAACCTACCTCGGGCAGGATCGCGAGATTTTTCATAGTCCCGCCCACGTCGAGTTCGACAGCTCCACTCGCGAGAAATTGCGCGAAACGATTTCCTACGGATGGAACTACGAAGTGCTGGGGCGCCACAAGGGCGACAGTTCAAAGGAGGGCGATCACCGTCTCAACGTGACCGACTTTGAAAGCCCGGCTCGTAGCCTGGCGGCTTCGGATGGCAAGGACCGGGATTCATGGGGTTCGATCACCTCAGCCAGGGATGGTCCGCAATGGGCTCCCAGTCCCACCCGCTACGGCGACCGGATTCCCTCCCTCTTTCTCGATGGCCACGTCAGCACACGTCCTTACTCCGAGTTTCTCCAGGCTGACCCCTGGTTCAACGCGGTGAAGGCTTTGCCTCCCGACAAAAGTTAAAACTACCGCCTTCCGGATTTTTACACAAAGATCGCAAAGAGCGCAAAGATTCATAATTCATGCTCTTCGCGTCCTTTGCGATCTTTGTGTAAAATAAAACTTTCAGGAAAACCGGTATCAGCCACCAAAACACATTCGTAGTTTTTTCACGCTACACCCCGCAACTCCCGCATGCACACTCTCGACTGGACCCTCCTTGCTGTCGCTCTCGGCGCGCTGTTCGCCGCCTGCATCGCCACCAGTCGTCTCATGCGGGGGGTCTCCGGCTATCTGGTGGCCAGCCGTTGCGCCGGCCGCTACCTGCTCACGCTTTCGGAAGGCGCGGCGGGTCTGGGAGCGATCACCATCATCGGCACGTTCGAGGTGTTTTACAGCGCCGGGTTCGTGCCGCTCTGGTGGGGCTACTTCCTCGCGCCGCTCGGGCTCTTCATCGCGCTGAGCGGTTTTGTCATCTACCGTTTCCGGCAGACGCGCGCCATGACCATGGCGCAGTTTATCGAGACGCGCTACTCGCGGCGCTTCCGCCTGTTTTTCGGCGCGCTCACGTTTGTGTCCGGCGTGGTCAACTACGGCATCTTTCCCGCCGTCACCGTGCGCTGTTTCATGCAGTTTTGCGGCCTGCCCGATGTGCTGGCGATCGGCAGCTTCAGCCTGCCGCTTTTCCCCGCGCTCATGGCGCTCGAACTCGGCCTCGCGATCACCCTCGTGTGGCTCGGCGGGCAGATCACGATCCTCGTTTCCGACTACCTGCAGGCGGTGTTTTGCATGATCGTGTTTCTGGCGCTGCTGGTGTTTTTTCTCTGGTGGATGCCCTGGGCCGATCTCGTGGCCGGGCTGGCGATGGCGCCGGAGGGCAAGTCGATGCTGCACCCGTTCCGGGCGCGCGACGCGGCGGACTTCAATACGGCCTATTACCTCATCGGCGCCTTCATGATCGTCTACACCACGCGGGCCTGGCAGGGCACGTCCGGTTACAATGCCTGCGCCCGCAGTCCGCACGAGGCGCGCATGGCCGGCATCCTCGCGAGCTGGCGGGCAATGGCGCAAAACCTCGCACTCCTGCTCATCCCGCTCTGCGTCTTCGCCGTGCTGCACAATCCGAAGTTCGCCGACCAGGCGGCACAGATCAACGCCCTCACCGCGGCCATCGCTGATCCCGCCGCCCGCGCGCAACTGACCGTCTCGGCGGGCCTCTCGACGATCCTGCCGGCGGGGTTTCTCGGGCTCTTCGCCACCGTGCTCGTGGCCGCCGCCATCAGCACCGACAACACGTATCTGCACTCGTGGGGCAGCATCTTCATCCAGGACGTGGTGCTGCCGCTGCGCAAACGTCCGCTCCCGGCCGCGCAGCATGTGCGCTGGCTGCGCGGCTCGTCGCTCGGGGTGGCGGTGTTCGCGTTCTTTTTCAGCCTGCTGTTTCCGCTGAAGGACTACGTCTTCATGTTTTTCGACATCACCGGCGCCATCTTTCTCGGCGGCGCGGGCGCGGCCATCATTGGCGGGCTTTACTGGCGGCGCGGCAGCACGGCCGGCGCCTGGGCCGCGATGATCACCGGCGGCGTGCTCTCCACCGGCGGCCTCGCCGTGCAGCAGGCCTGGGCGGGGCACCTCGCACCGCTGTTCCTGAGCTACAACCCCGACAATGCCTGGCTGGTGGAGAATGCCGCGAGGCTGCCGTGGAACGGACGCGAGATCATGTTCGGAGCGATGCTCGCCGCGCTGGCGGTGTACGTGATCGTGTCGCTGTGCGGGCGTACCCGTTTCGATCTGGAAACGATGCTCGGCCGCGAGGCCCGGGTGTCGCACGACGCCGCGGCGGCCCCGCGTTTCGGCTGGCGCGAACGCCTCGGCGAGGTGATCGGCAACGGCATCGAGTTCACCCGCGGCGACCGCTGGCTGTGCCGGCTCACGCTGGTGTGGACATTGTGCTGGTGGATCGTGTTTGTCGTCGGCACGGTCTGGAATCTCGTGGCGGAGGTGCCGGAATCTTCCTGGGCCACCTTCTGGCACTGGAACATCGGCCTTTCCGTGCCGCTGGGTGTGGTGACGACCGGATGGTTCCTCGTGGGCGGCGTCCGCGATTTCCGCCGCATGCTGCGCGACCTGCGCGCCACGCCGGCGGAGCCGGGCGTGACCGAAAGGGAAACGCCTGCACCGGAGGGGAAAGACGAGGTCCCGCCGCTCTGTCGCACGAAACCCGATACCGCTTGACCGGAACTTGACCACAGAGGACTGGGTCGCGTAAATTTTTTGACCACGGATTAAACGGATGGGAACTCCTGAAAATTCATTTTTACCGCGAAGGATGCGAAGAGCACGAAGATAGAGATAACTGCGATCATGCTTTTTAATTAATTCATGATTAATTAGATCTGATTTTTGGAATTTTGTTTTTTCTTATCTTCGCATCCTTCGCGCCCTTCGCGGTTAATTTTTAGAACCTTCCGGGTGGACATGGATACTGTCCGTATCCCGGACATTTTGACTTTACACAAAGATCGCAAGGGACGCGAAGGGAACAATCAGCAATCCTTTGCGTTCTTTGCGGCCTTTGTATGAAAATCCGAAAGTTCCGAGGCATTGATACAGGAAGGAAACTGCGAAGCAGGATATGAATCTGTGATCATCCGCATTACCGTGCTGGGAAAGTCGTGTTTT harbors:
- a CDS encoding anchor protein; amino-acid sequence: MKMLHKLLALAAVTTAAVCSHAGTYANITLDGIIDDWSGISASFTNTGGGPVNQIFLANNDTHLFILVTFHTQTDFLTVPGGFYLGIDNDSNAATGFNIYSQGVVGSEVGYAAETPFQQDSINFNTGAVSEGANMLSSPYGAATTAQEFSISRTGIIDTANSTPVFPNTSFNLVVYIDNGGELIIGPASYTFAAVPEPATWAFIGGIGALAICLIRRHRRR
- a CDS encoding AraC family transcriptional regulator is translated as MNVDMSDGGISEGFPSVGKKFTDVRMEKMKAAETDRAGENARTYWDGLRVSLIRFFEGPPIGKYGVFQGVVLTVFKFLEGEVTLVKDGVSVSAGKGDWMVCHPGERFQDFSDSARIISIHLLVESPGNAAAWSGGPVLAFGVETATRAGLDGCVRRMRRSAVLRRLEASGKICPLGVPETFAEALELQEVVAAFFRRLMGVVEPLGMRYEAPPIRDGRVRESRQRLAAAGLREGFSRERLAAGCGLSASQLDRLWREELGQTPAQFWHARRLQAACALLQGDAHSIKEIAFETGFPHLSQFSFWFAKAMNESPRAFRSRHERD
- a CDS encoding N-terminal cleavage protein, with product MRHIQSSRRLPGFTLIELLTVIAIIGILAAIIIPVVSKVRTTAKMTRSLANLRQIGAAVQLFAGDNKGALPVWHDFTVTSPPDMPGEPAYGGSYWWEQLETYLGQDREIFHSPAHVEFDSSTREKLRETISYGWNYEVLGRHKGDSSKEGDHRLNVTDFESPARSLAASDGKDRDSWGSITSARDGPQWAPSPTRYGDRIPSLFLDGHVSTRPYSEFLQADPWFNAVKALPPDKS
- a CDS encoding oxidoreductase, with protein sequence MIRLGIIGLGTRLAHMLTCFQASEPSLRVVGVVDPDPAAALERLPAEQRGGIRFFATLADLLREGRPDALAVGTRCNLHAAYATSIAATGLPLFLEKPVATSMADARALERAFADSAGEVVVSFPLRLSALCGMVRSRLDGGAVGRLEHVLAVNYVPYGNVYFDSWYRDYRTTQGLFLQKATHDFDYMAFLVGAPVTRVAAMAQHGRVFRDRSLEPAGGDDTRLYFDGIGTPETGMNEDASSALLEFANGVQGVYTQVFYTKHEGAARGATLSGLRGTLRFDWYRNELNLHHHSEAHTETERPPEGLNHFGGDGALAANFIDVIRGRAPSASPISAGLRSVYACLAARESAATGRFVEVRQLTDLETPAAALPASLPALATA
- a CDS encoding beta-glucosidase, with the protein product MSTATAPAAADSVIENQDIPALCRRQLLPHPLPGLPEIGRLATLRSTAQIPGSRIGIGFETLDRFMFDPERVYPHLEKLGAKWARVQTGWSRCETAPGVYDFAWLDAIVDRLRSIGMQPFFSVSFGNRLYMPDVPHESAVGYVPLYYGDAVRDAWLAWTRALAAHFRGRVAHWEIWNEPNIPQFWHPAKPDARAYAELVRITAAAVREQIPDATIIGGAMSKLDPAYLETALKAGMADHIDVFSFHPYQTVPEQNLQNMHDLIRRLLDRYSPARRIAIWQGENGCPSQTAGHNDDWLGLYDMDQIVQAKWIARRLLIDLRTGFDLLLYFHAVDLMDRPYRQAGGKINRPVMMGLIHGKHYTPKYAFDVMRRICSLFDTDTHRQELCTRFSEPDPAHPQRSGLMASPVAATFSSHGSPLVAFWNTEDPQQKTPASEIDLTLWHDSDLRLEKPVLLDLLTGTVHDAAARGSAFVLDGAVVGRRFRLPLPDYPLVLTDASLLPLAGKMDG